Proteins from one Hydrogenivirga caldilitoris genomic window:
- a CDS encoding ArsA family ATPase → MPAFKLLEMLDRKLFFFGGKGGVGKTTLSSALALALADRGRKTLIISTDPAHSLSDILGVKGEGIFQALPNLYVCEIDPYEAVRGYMKKALESIEPLVNAEVFDQIKEAFHSIEETPGTEEAATLEELTKLILGHFGDYEHFVIDTAPTGHTLQMLKTASRIGRWLEELLKRKRTAQKLWSASGKEKEDRAIHILEERRKRFLAFSELLLSRKTIFFPVLNPERLPIEETYRMVNSLKKLRVNVGAIIVNKVLPPATRDEFFTMRKEQEKEYMKEIREKFKEFPIVEIPMKEKDIEGVNQLREVSVELGRRLGI, encoded by the coding sequence ATGCCTGCGTTTAAACTTTTAGAAATGCTTGATAGAAAGCTCTTCTTCTTTGGTGGAAAGGGGGGCGTAGGGAAAACAACCCTTTCCTCTGCCTTAGCCCTTGCACTTGCGGATAGAGGGAGAAAAACCCTCATTATATCAACAGACCCGGCTCACTCCCTATCGGATATCCTTGGGGTTAAAGGTGAAGGAATCTTTCAAGCGTTACCCAATCTATACGTTTGTGAAATTGACCCCTATGAGGCTGTTAGAGGTTATATGAAGAAAGCCCTTGAGAGTATAGAGCCTCTGGTCAATGCAGAGGTGTTTGACCAGATAAAGGAAGCTTTTCATAGTATTGAGGAGACACCAGGAACGGAAGAAGCTGCAACTCTTGAAGAGCTGACCAAATTAATACTGGGACATTTCGGGGACTACGAACACTTCGTCATAGATACGGCTCCAACGGGACATACCCTCCAAATGTTAAAAACTGCAAGCAGGATCGGTAGATGGCTTGAAGAGTTGCTTAAAAGGAAGAGAACAGCCCAAAAGCTCTGGTCTGCAAGCGGTAAAGAGAAGGAAGACAGAGCCATTCATATCCTTGAGGAGAGGAGGAAGAGGTTCCTTGCCTTCTCTGAGCTCCTCCTTTCCAGGAAAACCATCTTTTTCCCGGTTCTAAACCCTGAAAGATTGCCGATAGAGGAAACTTACAGAATGGTAAACTCCCTTAAGAAATTAAGGGTAAACGTGGGGGCTATCATAGTTAACAAGGTGCTTCCTCCCGCCACAAGGGATGAGTTCTTTACCATGAGGAAAGAACAGGAGAAGGAGTATATGAAAGAGATTAGGGAAAAGTTCAAAGAGTTTCCTATAGTTGAGATTCCCATGAAGGAGAAGGATATAGAGGGAGTAAACCAGCTCAGGGAGGTTTCGGTAGAACTTGGAAGGAGGCTTGGAATATGA
- the fabZ gene encoding 3-hydroxyacyl-ACP dehydratase FabZ, whose product MDILEIMDILPHRYPLLLVDRITEYEEGKRIVGIKNVSVNEPVFQGHFPGFPLFPGVYVLEAMAQVGGILMIKSLNLEIGKYAVVFAGIDDARFKRPVFPGDQLVMELETLSLKKTLSKMKGTATVDGQVVAEAVLYAAARKLEEVKR is encoded by the coding sequence ATGGACATACTTGAGATAATGGACATACTGCCCCACAGGTATCCCCTGCTGCTTGTTGACAGAATCACCGAATACGAAGAGGGGAAGAGGATAGTAGGGATTAAGAACGTTTCGGTGAACGAGCCTGTGTTTCAGGGACACTTCCCAGGATTCCCTCTCTTTCCCGGGGTTTACGTCCTTGAAGCCATGGCTCAGGTCGGAGGGATACTTATGATAAAGTCTCTCAATTTAGAGATAGGCAAGTATGCGGTTGTTTTCGCAGGTATAGATGATGCCAGGTTTAAAAGGCCTGTTTTCCCTGGAGACCAGCTCGTTATGGAGCTTGAAACCCTGTCTTTAAAGAAAACCCTCTCCAAGATGAAGGGAACAGCCACCGTTGATGGTCAAGTTGTTGCCGAGGCAGTTCTTTACGCTGCTGCCAGGAAACTTGAAGAGGTCAAAAGGTAA
- a CDS encoding tetratricopeptide repeat protein gives MVRLLILVLILVTVSFGEVYYCLQLASSEHLNDLKSVFPLVENYPDARIELIKGKYTIRVGFFNTKERAGTLLKEIRRFKEFRDSFLRTCLYKPERIVLYGKGGDMNDLMKLLLSALIGSGKQEEAIKLAKKGTQLFPQDPFWWDRYATLLIWNNRSKEALEPTLKAYNLTGDKKYAERAFSLALSLERYDIAEKLIDEVKPSYKLALEVYKGLGEVEKIIKLLRAQEDKEAKHLLAEILFYTGQKKEALEVIEEIENRYGVDTALVLLKANILYSEKRHWEAYKTLKAHAQKEPKEGEFWETFSDLAWMLEEYEDALKASLNLISTGEGRAEDYERASLVLSRRDPERALRLSLEGWKKFKIPSLLETALNIAYKSEMWDTILSLAEGDSERELMLSKDYLLIYYVSALLKTGRRDTAFEIMEDRLEKGFSPDLLTFYLYTLLDMDNPEKLKTAIRKFERYSTLLPEPFIFAYIKLQYGKKAMDLYRRAGMDDKLVLAEILTAVGKEDEARKIRHKEFLKRTEVLKKSPVVAEDSDFMRDYLYLASEFLKSPAYERLLFASQRTLPSDVWREVYLSYLLSKGRYDKERRLVRFRGYKEKAWMKLNRMLHYEERYGIKNLLSEKKDILPRRDKVEAYRRLFAYEGALNTAFASLEHSPYDYRLYKQLRDLTMEHGNNMGVSAGFLSRKGYSETRETFHLILRDLQLGWGAELGADVMFPLSKDSDVVKYAPEGFKVSAKFTKRFERSRFDLQLGVFKRLKANPFVIGSYETNWLKRTSVTFTTGINTETYETIYLYLGGVKDFLRLSAFHNITNRVGLSLELEGSKFLSSDRTELGKGASFTLYLERWLRLNYPDIRIQGYGQLANYSSSGKLGDTVSVLPDPSYQVLPEDYLAAGVGVYIGYINKETYTRVWRPFLGVDLGVNSRYGILAGLEGGLGGSLIDRDHFTIGFNVNQNAGGVKETLTNLRLDYRRWF, from the coding sequence ATGGTTAGGTTGCTGATACTTGTGCTTATACTGGTGACCGTATCTTTCGGAGAGGTGTATTACTGCCTTCAGCTCGCCAGCTCTGAACACCTTAATGACCTGAAGAGCGTCTTCCCCCTCGTGGAAAACTACCCCGATGCGAGGATAGAACTGATAAAGGGTAAGTACACTATAAGGGTCGGATTTTTCAACACTAAAGAGAGGGCAGGGACTCTCCTAAAGGAGATCCGTCGCTTCAAAGAGTTCCGCGATTCCTTCTTGAGAACATGCCTTTATAAACCGGAGAGGATAGTTCTTTACGGAAAGGGTGGTGATATGAACGATCTTATGAAGCTGCTCCTGTCCGCCCTGATAGGCTCTGGAAAGCAGGAAGAGGCAATCAAACTGGCAAAGAAAGGAACACAGCTCTTCCCCCAGGATCCCTTTTGGTGGGATAGGTACGCCACGTTACTTATATGGAATAACAGGAGTAAGGAGGCTCTAGAACCAACTCTAAAGGCTTATAATCTGACGGGAGATAAGAAGTATGCGGAAAGAGCCTTTTCCTTAGCCCTTTCTCTGGAGAGATACGATATAGCTGAAAAGTTGATAGATGAGGTGAAACCTTCGTACAAGTTAGCCCTTGAAGTATACAAAGGGCTCGGTGAAGTTGAAAAGATAATAAAGCTCTTAAGAGCACAGGAGGATAAAGAGGCAAAGCATCTTCTTGCTGAGATACTTTTTTATACGGGTCAAAAGAAAGAGGCTCTGGAAGTTATCGAAGAAATTGAGAACAGGTACGGTGTTGATACAGCGCTCGTTTTGCTAAAAGCAAATATCCTTTACTCCGAAAAAAGACACTGGGAGGCCTATAAAACTTTGAAAGCCCATGCGCAGAAGGAACCTAAAGAGGGAGAATTTTGGGAAACCTTCTCGGACCTCGCATGGATGCTTGAGGAGTATGAGGATGCTTTAAAAGCCTCCTTAAATCTTATAAGCACAGGTGAGGGGAGGGCGGAAGATTACGAAAGAGCTTCCCTCGTGCTTTCCCGCAGAGATCCGGAGAGGGCTCTCCGGCTGAGCCTTGAAGGATGGAAAAAGTTTAAAATCCCTTCACTGCTGGAGACAGCCCTGAACATAGCCTATAAGAGCGAGATGTGGGACACCATACTTAGCTTAGCTGAAGGGGATAGTGAAAGAGAACTAATGCTGAGTAAGGATTACCTTTTGATCTATTACGTGAGCGCCTTATTAAAAACCGGCAGGAGAGATACCGCTTTTGAAATTATGGAAGACAGATTAGAAAAGGGCTTCTCTCCAGACCTGCTCACCTTCTACCTGTACACCCTTCTTGATATGGATAACCCTGAGAAACTGAAGACCGCCATTCGTAAATTTGAGCGGTATTCAACCCTACTGCCGGAACCCTTTATATTTGCTTACATCAAACTTCAATACGGTAAAAAAGCTATGGATCTCTATAGAAGGGCAGGTATGGACGACAAGCTTGTTCTTGCAGAGATTTTAACTGCTGTCGGTAAGGAAGACGAAGCAAGAAAGATCAGACATAAAGAGTTCCTCAAAAGGACTGAAGTATTAAAAAAATCCCCGGTCGTTGCTGAAGATTCCGATTTCATGCGGGATTATCTGTATCTGGCTTCCGAGTTCCTGAAGTCACCCGCTTATGAGAGGCTTCTGTTTGCTTCCCAGAGAACCCTGCCCTCCGATGTATGGAGAGAGGTCTACCTCTCCTACCTTCTGAGTAAAGGAAGGTACGATAAGGAACGCCGGCTGGTAAGATTCAGGGGCTATAAAGAAAAGGCGTGGATGAAGCTCAACAGGATGCTTCACTACGAGGAAAGGTATGGGATTAAAAATTTGCTTTCGGAGAAGAAGGACATCCTGCCGAGAAGGGATAAGGTTGAGGCGTACAGAAGGTTGTTTGCGTATGAGGGAGCGTTGAACACCGCCTTTGCGAGCCTTGAACACAGCCCCTACGATTATCGTCTCTACAAACAGCTCAGAGATCTAACTATGGAACATGGCAATAACATGGGAGTCTCTGCAGGCTTTCTCAGCAGAAAAGGTTATTCGGAAACAAGAGAGACGTTCCACCTGATACTCAGAGACCTACAGCTCGGGTGGGGAGCAGAATTGGGTGCAGATGTGATGTTTCCCCTCAGTAAAGACAGCGATGTGGTGAAATACGCACCCGAAGGTTTTAAGGTAAGTGCAAAATTTACAAAGAGGTTTGAACGTAGCCGGTTTGACCTGCAATTAGGTGTGTTCAAAAGATTGAAAGCTAATCCCTTTGTGATTGGTAGTTACGAAACTAACTGGCTTAAGAGGACTTCCGTGACCTTCACTACAGGTATCAATACTGAGACATACGAGACCATATATCTTTACCTTGGGGGTGTAAAGGACTTCCTGCGGTTGTCCGCTTTCCATAACATCACGAACAGGGTGGGTCTATCTCTGGAACTGGAGGGGAGTAAATTTCTCTCCTCTGATAGAACGGAGCTCGGTAAGGGGGCTTCCTTCACCTTATATCTGGAACGCTGGCTAAGGCTTAACTATCCGGACATTAGGATACAGGGATACGGTCAGTTAGCAAACTACTCCTCGAGTGGAAAATTGGGAGATACCGTTTCCGTATTACCTGACCCTTCTTATCAGGTTCTCCCTGAAGACTATCTGGCAGCCGGTGTTGGCGTCTATATAGGTTACATAAACAAGGAAACTTACACGAGGGTTTGGAGACCTTTCTTGGGCGTAGATCTGGGAGTAAACAGCCGGTACGGAATCCTCGCCGGACTTGAGGGTGGTTTGGGCGGAAGCCTGATAGATAGAGATCACTTTACAATCGGATTTAATGTTAATCAGAACGCCGGTGGCGTAAAGGAAACACTAACAAACTTAAGACTTGATTACAGAAGATGGTTTTAA
- a CDS encoding YqaA family protein — MFESLELWAKNLVEHYGYIGIFLISFSESIVQPVPPDPFIAGGTALGLNPLIASLVATLGSVLGGLTAHTLGLIFGEPLTKKLLGEKNFLKGEAFMNRYGVFAVLLGALTPVPFKAICWLAGIFEMPRIPFLLAAFIGRLPRFLVFAYMGSMFGY, encoded by the coding sequence ATGTTTGAATCTTTAGAGCTGTGGGCAAAGAACCTCGTTGAGCATTACGGTTATATAGGTATATTCCTTATATCTTTTTCTGAAAGCATCGTTCAGCCGGTCCCCCCTGACCCTTTCATAGCTGGGGGAACTGCCCTGGGGCTCAACCCGCTTATCGCCTCCTTAGTGGCAACCCTGGGAAGCGTTCTTGGGGGACTTACAGCCCATACACTGGGGTTAATATTTGGAGAACCTCTCACTAAAAAGCTTTTAGGTGAAAAAAACTTCCTGAAAGGGGAAGCCTTCATGAACAGATACGGCGTTTTCGCTGTCCTTCTGGGAGCTTTGACCCCGGTTCCTTTCAAAGCTATATGCTGGCTCGCAGGGATATTTGAGATGCCCAGAATTCCCTTTTTATTAGCCGCCTTCATTGGCAGATTGCCGAGGTTCCTGGTCTTTGCCTATATGGGAAGTATGTTCGGATACTGA
- the eno gene encoding phosphopyruvate hydratase, translating into MSAIVGIHGREVLDSRGNPTVEAEVVLESGAVGRAIVPSGASTGEREALELRDGDPKRFHGKGVLKAVDNINSEIAKRLCGMESLDQREIDLTLIELDGTENKSRLGANAILAVSMAVARASAQELGVSLYEYLGGKFGSRLPVPLMNVINGGAHADNPLDIQEFMIAPVCGGSFKEALRAGVEVFHTLKKVLKDKGFSTNVGDEGGFAPNLSSTTEVLDTLLLAIEKSGYKPGEDILLALDCASSEFYERGKYTLEGKELTSEELIDFYEELIDKYPIISIEDPLSENDWDGWKEITERLGRRVQLVGDDLFTTNPKILKEGIGRGIANSILVKLNQIGTLSETLDTIILAKENGYTAVISHRSGESEDAFISHLAVATNAGQIKTGSASRSDRIAKYNELLRIEEELGYGARFWGKEEFRRFLTN; encoded by the coding sequence ATGTCAGCGATAGTTGGGATTCACGGAAGAGAGGTTCTTGATTCAAGGGGAAATCCAACAGTTGAGGCTGAGGTTGTTTTGGAAAGTGGAGCTGTCGGAAGGGCTATAGTTCCCAGTGGGGCTTCAACAGGAGAAAGAGAAGCTCTTGAGCTAAGGGACGGTGATCCCAAGAGGTTTCACGGGAAGGGCGTTCTTAAGGCTGTTGACAACATAAACAGCGAGATAGCCAAGAGACTGTGCGGTATGGAGTCTCTGGACCAGAGGGAGATAGACCTAACACTGATAGAGCTGGACGGAACGGAGAACAAGAGCAGGCTTGGTGCGAATGCGATTCTGGCTGTTAGTATGGCTGTTGCAAGGGCGAGTGCCCAGGAGCTGGGCGTATCCCTCTATGAATACCTCGGAGGAAAGTTTGGGAGTAGGCTCCCCGTCCCTCTTATGAACGTTATAAACGGTGGGGCTCACGCTGATAACCCTCTTGATATTCAGGAGTTCATGATAGCACCTGTATGCGGAGGCTCTTTTAAGGAGGCTCTCAGGGCTGGAGTTGAGGTGTTTCACACCTTAAAGAAGGTTCTCAAGGATAAAGGATTCTCAACTAACGTGGGTGACGAGGGGGGTTTTGCCCCAAATTTGAGCTCAACGACAGAGGTCCTTGATACTCTCCTACTTGCGATAGAAAAATCCGGTTACAAACCTGGAGAGGACATACTTTTAGCCCTTGACTGTGCCTCTTCGGAGTTCTATGAGAGGGGCAAATACACACTGGAGGGTAAGGAGCTCACCTCCGAAGAACTCATTGACTTTTATGAGGAGCTTATAGATAAGTACCCGATAATTTCCATTGAAGACCCTCTATCGGAAAACGACTGGGACGGGTGGAAGGAGATAACAGAAAGGCTTGGCAGAAGAGTTCAACTGGTTGGGGATGACCTCTTCACCACAAACCCAAAAATACTTAAAGAGGGCATAGGTAGAGGTATAGCCAACTCCATTTTGGTGAAGCTTAATCAGATAGGGACTCTTTCAGAGACACTGGATACTATAATCCTCGCTAAGGAGAACGGTTATACAGCTGTTATATCCCACCGCTCCGGTGAGTCAGAAGACGCTTTCATATCACACCTTGCCGTTGCGACGAACGCAGGACAGATAAAGACTGGTTCTGCTTCTCGTTCGGATAGAATTGCAAAGTATAACGAGCTTCTTAGAATAGAAGAAGAGCTTGGTTATGGAGCAAGGTTCTGGGGTAAAGAGGAATTCAGGAGATTCCTTACTAATTAA
- a CDS encoding archease: protein MFYETIDDITADAGIRVWGNSLEDVFCKALLATFNEMTDIATVEKKESYEIQVRSPLPFLLADLINEAIVLHESKGFVASECEVLKLEDDSVKVRLRGEKFDPQKHPSKLVIKAATYHRLKVAKEGERYVAEVIFDI, encoded by the coding sequence ATGTTCTACGAAACCATAGACGATATAACTGCAGACGCTGGAATAAGAGTCTGGGGGAACTCACTGGAGGATGTTTTCTGCAAAGCGCTCCTTGCGACCTTTAACGAGATGACGGATATAGCTACGGTTGAGAAAAAGGAAAGCTATGAAATACAAGTCCGTTCTCCGCTACCCTTCCTCCTTGCGGACCTTATAAATGAAGCGATTGTCCTACACGAAAGCAAAGGTTTTGTTGCCTCCGAATGCGAGGTTTTGAAGCTGGAAGATGACAGTGTAAAGGTAAGACTTAGGGGAGAAAAGTTTGACCCTCAAAAACACCCATCCAAACTTGTGATAAAAGCTGCCACATACCATAGATTAAAGGTAGCCAAAGAAGGAGAGAGATACGTTGCAGAGGTAATCTTTGATATATAA